The sequence AATGTTCTGACATGCTGGGGTCTACCAGTAGAAAGACTCATTGGAAAAGAAGCGTTTGTTCATTCGAACGAACGCATCAGACCACATTTTTGTCTGATTTTGCATCCAAAGTAATCGTAGTGTCACTTATTTTTGGACTACACTTTCAATCGTTACTTCAGTGCCATAAATTATCATCTAGAGAAGAATGTCTGTAGCtgagatattttttgttgtcaGAGATTAAAGACACGTCACGAAACTCACAGGCTGCTACAAGATGAAAATATCGAGTGCTTGTATGCAGGTCAGGGACGCAGCCTTCCTTATTTCAGACAAGTCTTAGATTCATATGGAAAATCGAATGCTCCAAATTTTTCGCAAACAATCCTGCTCCCgcagtttaataaaaacaattatctcGTTATTTcgtttatgataatttttctcGAATTGATTCAGAACTCAAAAGTAGTAGACGTGGTGTGGTTGACGAGTGAGATTTTATTCGGACCTAAAAACTTTCGTTAACTTCGACTTCTTTaactgatttttcaattttctcactATTTTTGGTTACTGTTTCATATTATccttttatataacaaaaaagatgGATGTATGGAATTTAAATGCTTTTTAAGTCATATTTGTTGTCTGTTTTAtgtaattgtaaaaaaatttttatactcgctatttatatatgtacataaagaagtaaaattattttcataaacgCTTTCTTAACATAATATGTGTTTTTTTATGCCTGTATCTAAACGATTACGATCAATTATTCACTCACATTCTCCATTCACAACGAAATAAGTCTATAATTTACAAACAAACAATTACAATACAAAATACATTCTTCATCGCCAGAGTTCGAAGTACCAAAACACTTTTCTGGACACTGGCAACTTGTCATCACATACTGTaagatacaaaaaacaatatttgccACCTATTCAAACATATCATGTCATATTGACCCTAGCAATCATTACTGCTGATTCTAGGATTATACAGCACGTTCCAACTAGTACCTAACCAACAGAATACATTtcctaattattaaaatttcgaCATAATTCCAAAGGGATAAGtagatatttcatattttgatattttgatacattCTTATATTTGTATATCACCAACAACTTCATATTATAGCCAACTACGGCTATACTTGACTAATGGTTTGTAGCTGTAAGTGTGGATGACGCTATATAGTGTTTTCTGAGAAATTTTTAACCATACGAACCAACTAGCAGCTTTAGAGATTCCGAACGAGAGGTTATTACGCCACTCTGATGAGACGCAATAACGTCAAAACTAGTCAGATattctatattttgatttattggaCGAATCATGTAAATTACCAACAaggatttagaaacaaaaattgatatttatgtatAACAAACTTTTAAATCAAGTTCTAATAAGCGTGAGTCTGTACTTCttggaaatattcattttctattttaataacataactttttgccatttttctgaattgatattaaaaaactcTAATTCATCCAATTTATAAGTTATATTCAGTTGTCTTATGTTGTTTTTAACCACGAAAGTGGCAAAGGAGTGCACTCTATTGACCCTAGTCAAGTCTATCAATCTCTTTGATTTGATGTTGTTTTTGCAACCATTACTCATCACAAAATCTTGACTTAAATTTGCGTTACACACAACGCGTTCATGGTATCATTCCTCGTGCTTCATTTCCGCGCTCTCTTCGAAATACTCGTGCAAAGAATCATCACAAAACACTTTTAATGCTTTACTGTAAGTTTTAGTCGCCGTAAATCTTATTTTATCACGAGGTATTGCTCGGGATCACGCTTTTCTTTCTCAGAAGCATTATTAACAAACATGTATGAAAGTCACAGCTGAAAGAGAACTAAAGATCGTACGCAgctgaaaaaaatatgagattaCTGCATTATGCGGTAGAAGTTTCGTTTTTGGGGGGGTTACCACAAGTGCACCAAAAAAATCCAATCCGAAATCCATTCTTAACCATTGGAACttgtatacaatttttcaaCTATCAAAATTCAGTTAAGACATACCTTGAATTacaaaatcatttaattttagaaacgACTCCGGTCTTAGACAAGTTTAAAAACTTTATCTATTAATAGATTCAATATAataagatgtttttttttttattaatatttagacTACGAAACATTTCAAGTGCATTCATTTTCCAGACACATTAAAATAATCTAATATAAATGTAACAGATGGTTAATACTTTGCGTCACGTTTTCATATGTCTATCATGTCAAACAATCCAAGTAGTATCTGCTTCTAATTCGGAAGACATCTATTTCTGAACtgtgtattttttcaaaagtagataaaataagttttataatgaatttttatatcaagtttgctttaaaaatgtgtttttcgtttatattataactaaatagaaattgaaattgtaatttCCCATGCTTAATTAAACAAAAcgtaattgaatttataaaattcttctaaaattttCGCAAAGAATAATCCTCGAAGTAATAAACTTCTGATTGTGGTACACGCTTCTACAAAGTAATATATGTTCGAATAGTAGTTCTATTCTTAGTTTaaagatcaaaaaaatataataaaagataaaaataacaaaggattCTGCCGTTTGCAGCTGCGTCTCAGTATTAAAAGAAGTAcgttacaatataaataatgttatgatgaaattttcatgttaacattgtatataaattattagagCTTTTCAGAATTTACTTTGCAAATTAAATGTACAAATGTACAAATGTAAATGCTTTTTTCTACAAGAGGGtagaatagaaattatttacattCACTTTTTATTTGAGGCCTGGTCtagttcaactttttttatcgCACAACCCTCGTAAATACAcgttttttgttcatattagttgtttaaatcataaaatttgcGTCATCGCTCTcgtatacaaatatttttcggtATGGTTTAACTTTTTATTGTATAACCCTCGTAAAGACACATTCGTTAGTTCATTTAAGTTGATTGAATCGTGAAATATTCGGTTTCTCCCtcgtatacaaaaaaaatagctTTTAAACGACAaactttttttgtgaaaatataataaggGAGGACTGCAAAAAAGGGGGCAACTTTGAACAGCTTTGTGACATACGGACGTGACGATTTCGAACTGCGTAGAACTGAGAGTGCactgtcaattttttctctttgaCAATTTCGTGGAGGGTTTTATATGAAGAATTTTTGTATGCTTCTGATAGcatcttattaatttttgtagatGGTTAAGCATTCTAAATATTGCTAAACACATTCGAACAGCAAGAATTTGTATTTATACAGTTGGTGTATGTAGAAAACTGGATCAAAATTgcgaaatatttcatttccttGATTTATATACTAATCGTATTCTGAATTTGAAGCTTCTGTATCTACTAGAAGTGTCTTATAGTTTTAATTAATGGATGGAGTGATTGACAAAACTTTTACTAGTTATAATTCTTAAACTACtagttaaaattgaattaaatttagaatataaCGTGTTTATACTTTTCCTGCTTAGTTACTGATTCCTAGTTCAATTTAGAATGAAGTTGTAGGGATTCGAAAATAGCCTAAACTGCTTCAGATGGTACGACCGAGACGCTTATTTTTACTCAACTTGGCAGATTAACCTCAATCTTAATTATGAATAGATTTTGAAGTAAAACACGTACTAAATCTGCTCAAACTCACAATACAAATCAACAAACTACAAATGGTACCAAATACCACACCACTGTTTCTAATAAGGAAAAAAACCTTTCAGTTTATAAATGTATGCCTAGAACTGAACTCAATAGAGACTAGAGTATTTATTaagcaattaaaataaatgaacgatcaataaaaatcatttattaacaTTATCACAGACTCTTTGCTATTCCAAAGGgaataaataaatgttgttGATCCATTTAACGTCTGTCATATCACACAATCCAAGTCCTTCTAATTCGGAAGACTTCTATTCCTGATAGACGCATAACCTCTAATTAGATTTGTCACTTTTGCAAGATATTATTCCATGGgattcataaaaacgaaaaaagtaATTAGTTTCATGTAATTGAATTATCCAACTCACATATACATTCCGTATCATTGATTGCCGTGAGTAATACGTATTCACCTGTAGAGGCAATTAGAAACATTAGGGGTACGGGCTTTTCATGTTTCGCTCTACATATTTGATTGTACTTTTCACAACATCCGCTTGCTTGACATCTATGAAGCACTGTTGCTAAAGGTCTGAtctaaaaaatagatataaattttcaaaaatacgatTCTTACTAATGAAAACTTGATATTATTGttgacattttttctaaaatatacaatttacgTTACCAAAAACAAACAGCGTCTGCATTGGAGAACTATACTGGTCAACAAAAAACGAAGAATTGACTACAACGCGCGACAAGCAATATTTCGTGAAACCAGCAGTATTCAACTTTATACAACCGGTTCTTAGAACAAGTGCTAAAATGTGGCAACTATCCCAATCGAAACTACGCGATGTGAAACCGGAAGTGATATATTAGAAAATCCAAAACACCaaataacaaaagaagtaatattatatatccagtgccttgtactaattgtgacgctatatacatagggcaaacatctcagtatttagaaaacggactaaaaggtcatcgatacgataaaaaaaatagagctGCATTAACgaacaataaaatatcaaaaaaacatgaattcaattataaatgttcaagaattcttgaaacggaatcctatacacgaataaaaaaaaaacctgcatggataactacaattaaaaatcaactgaaaagactgaaacaagatgaaaattcaatgataaggtattttaaaaaaaataatgattaggtacttaAAACCAGAAACATAAATCGAAATAGTACCAAACCAATGTCCCCgcatattgttttttgttttttttttaattattattttatttatgtctttttagTAACCGGATTAATTCCTTGAATGAGGTTGATTAAGCAATTTGTTACGATTAAGAGAACTAATAGCAAGTCCGGAGAGAGTCTTCACTCTGCTCAGAGCAACGTAAACTTGACCTTTTGCGAATAAGTTTCTACTTAAATGTTGTGCCCTGTAATTTATGCACCGACACTGCCCAGCATAAAATTAAGGGAAGCATTCGTCGCTCAATCTTGCCTTTACCACGTAAAGCATCAAAATCTGTAGCACAAGGCTCTATCCGGACTCCAATACCAGGTCGGTTCCCTGTTATATTTGGGTCATCGAACTCCCAAATACTGCTTGTGGCAGTTCTCCAGGCTCCAACTGCTATCTGCGTAGTGCTGGTCAATCTATTCGTCGGATAGCACCCATAGTACCTATAACCAGCCCATGGTTAACATTGATGTTCCGTCTTAGCATGGCTCGAGAGCCTACACCTAATTTGAGTTGGTTTGGTATACCACCTGTTTTATTGGGATCTTCAGGTAAGTATTCCTCTCGTGGAATAT comes from Diorhabda carinulata isolate Delta chromosome 8, icDioCari1.1, whole genome shotgun sequence and encodes:
- the LOC130897154 gene encoding uncharacterized protein LOC130897154 — encoded protein: MLSVIVLVLFLKTVTVSEEDEEQFEKHIQRVSSDLYPCKQPSPRVIYLPEIFGDKWGTYKQHQASIRPLATVLHRCQASGCCEKYNQICRAKHEKPVPLMFLIASTGEYVLLTAINDTECICELDNSIT